In Rhinoderma darwinii isolate aRhiDar2 chromosome 9, aRhiDar2.hap1, whole genome shotgun sequence, the following are encoded in one genomic region:
- the PHLDA2 gene encoding pleckstrin homology-like domain family A member 2, translated as MKMQVNTDVIMEGELEKRSDNLLQFWRKKQCVLTKDSLNMFADGQKKTKCKELKFQSIKKLDCVERTGKYIYFTIVTTDNKEIDFRCPDESCWNAAITMALIDFQNKKAIQHFRSRQNSERRVAPCV; from the coding sequence ATGAAAATGCAGGTCAACACAGACGTGATCATGGAAGGGGAACTGGAAAAGAGGAGCGACAATCTCCTACAGTTCTGGAGAAAGAAGCAATGTGTCTTGACCAAGGATAGCCTCAACATGTTCGCTGATGGCCAGAAGAAGACCAAGTGCAAGGAACTCAAGTTCCAGTCCATCAAGAAGTTGGATTGTGTTGAGCGGACGGGAAAATACATCTACTTCACCATTGTGACCACCGATAATAAGGAGATAGATTTCCGTTGCCCGGATGAAAGCTGTTGGAATGCCGCCATCACCATGGCCTTGATTGACTTCCAGAACAAGAAGGCCATCCAACATTTTAGGTCACGCCAGAACAGCGAGAGGAGGGTGGCCCCGTGTGTGTGA